The Sphingorhabdus sp. Alg231-15 genome has a segment encoding these proteins:
- the trpC gene encoding indole-3-glycerol phosphate synthase TrpC — translation MNKLTEICAEKRSHVRKRRANITSSAMHDQLRIQSRPRGFIKAIEEKSATGFALIAEIKKASPSKGLIREDFDPPTHARAYEAGGAACLSILTDMPFFQGADEYLVAAQAACGLPCLRKDFMIDPWQVEESRALGADAILIIMAALDDSLASEIEATAHELGMDVLIEVHDEIELERALQLKSRLLGINNRDLKTFETSLEQTERLSKLVPDGRIMVSESGIFTHEDCQRLSQSGARTFLVGESLMRQDDVEAATRALLTGNEV, via the coding sequence ATGAACAAGCTCACTGAAATTTGCGCTGAAAAACGCAGCCATGTGCGCAAGCGCAGAGCCAATATCACCAGCTCTGCCATGCATGATCAGCTGCGCATCCAATCTCGACCACGCGGCTTTATCAAAGCGATTGAGGAAAAATCAGCAACCGGCTTTGCGCTGATCGCTGAAATCAAAAAGGCCAGCCCGTCCAAAGGTTTGATCCGCGAAGATTTCGATCCACCAACTCATGCCCGCGCTTATGAAGCCGGGGGAGCCGCCTGTCTTTCTATCCTTACCGACATGCCCTTTTTCCAGGGTGCCGACGAGTATCTGGTCGCGGCACAGGCAGCATGCGGCCTGCCATGCCTGCGCAAGGACTTCATGATTGATCCCTGGCAGGTTGAAGAGTCGCGCGCGCTGGGCGCCGACGCGATCCTGATCATCATGGCGGCTCTGGACGATAGTCTTGCCAGCGAGATCGAGGCGACTGCGCATGAATTGGGGATGGATGTCCTGATTGAAGTCCATGACGAGATCGAACTGGAACGGGCTTTACAGCTCAAATCGCGGCTTTTGGGTATTAACAACCGGGACCTCAAGACATTCGAGACTAGCCTTGAACAAACCGAGCGCCTGTCGAAGCTGGTTCCCGATGGTCGGATCATGGTATCGGAAAGCGGCATTTTCACGCATGAGGATTGCCAGCGCCTGTCGCAATCGGGCGCGCGCACCTTTCTGGTCGGGGAGTCGCTAATGCGGCAGGATGATGTGGAAGCGGCAACACGGGCGCTTCTAACCGGTAATGAGGTATAG
- the trpD gene encoding anthranilate phosphoribosyltransferase, with amino-acid sequence MTFLPDPANSLIEADARAAFAAILDGKADSEAIGAFLVKLADRGETATEIAAAVQEMRARMIPVDAPAHAIDVCGTGGDGSHSLNISTATALVVAACDIPMAKHGNRAASSKSGAADTLEALGLDLVKAATGGEQSLREIGIAFFFAPNHHPALGPLAPIRKAIGRRTIFNLLGPLCNPARVKRQLIGVATPDLVETYAEAAAHLGYDKVMIVSGEEGLDELSISGPSKIAIVEGSSINYGRIMPEDLGLPSHVSEAIKGGDAAYNAAALRDLLQGEPSAYRDAVVLNSAAALMVAGEVDSWELGAEEAAEAIDKGLANALLNCWIANQ; translated from the coding sequence ATGACATTCCTACCAGATCCAGCCAACAGTTTAATCGAAGCCGATGCGCGAGCCGCTTTTGCAGCTATATTAGATGGCAAAGCCGATAGCGAAGCGATCGGTGCTTTCCTGGTTAAGCTCGCCGACCGCGGAGAAACAGCGACCGAAATTGCCGCTGCAGTCCAGGAAATGCGGGCGCGCATGATTCCTGTCGATGCGCCCGCTCATGCGATCGATGTTTGCGGAACAGGAGGGGACGGCAGCCACAGCCTGAATATATCCACAGCCACGGCTCTGGTTGTCGCCGCATGCGACATACCAATGGCCAAACACGGCAACCGCGCCGCATCAAGCAAATCGGGAGCGGCCGATACACTCGAAGCTCTGGGCCTTGATCTGGTAAAAGCGGCAACCGGTGGCGAGCAATCTTTGCGTGAGATCGGAATAGCTTTTTTCTTCGCGCCCAATCACCACCCGGCGCTCGGGCCACTGGCTCCCATTCGCAAAGCGATCGGCCGACGGACGATTTTCAATTTGCTGGGACCGCTTTGCAATCCTGCTCGGGTCAAACGACAACTTATTGGGGTTGCGACTCCCGATCTGGTGGAAACCTATGCGGAGGCCGCAGCGCATCTGGGATATGACAAGGTCATGATCGTGTCGGGTGAAGAAGGGCTTGATGAACTGAGCATCTCCGGACCTTCGAAAATTGCAATTGTTGAGGGATCTTCGATTAATTACGGGCGGATCATGCCAGAAGATCTAGGCCTGCCAAGCCATGTTTCGGAGGCCATAAAGGGCGGTGATGCTGCCTATAATGCAGCGGCTTTGAGAGACTTGCTGCAAGGAGAACCGTCGGCCTATCGGGATGCGGTCGTGCTTAACAGCGCTGCCGCATTGATGGTCGCCGGTGAAGTCGATAGCTGGGAATTGGGTGCAGAAGAGGCGGCAGAGGCGATTGACAAGGGGCTTGCAAATGCCTTGCTCAATTGCTGGATCGCCAATCAATGA
- a CDS encoding YcxB family protein → MTEKIIFTPTEDDLRAAYGLHLKQMGWKRFAYLLLFGLAIGIAMAAYDGFDDMTKAIGLVAGMTLWAGIVALVMSVLVPTWWVPRLSKKIYNQQKDLRLETTSWWDDEKLHSSNEQGHAHLTFADMIKWRADDKIVLLYRSDHLFNFLPARIFKDDAHKNGLIRRLQDAGVPGEEQT, encoded by the coding sequence ATGACCGAAAAAATCATCTTCACGCCGACAGAGGACGACCTGCGCGCTGCCTATGGACTGCATCTGAAACAAATGGGTTGGAAGCGGTTCGCTTATCTGCTGCTTTTCGGTTTGGCCATAGGCATCGCGATGGCAGCCTATGATGGCTTCGACGATATGACCAAAGCCATTGGCTTAGTCGCTGGCATGACTTTGTGGGCCGGGATTGTGGCGCTGGTCATGTCAGTCCTGGTTCCGACTTGGTGGGTCCCGCGCCTGTCCAAGAAAATCTATAATCAGCAGAAGGATCTGCGTCTGGAAACAACCAGCTGGTGGGATGATGAGAAACTCCATTCGAGCAACGAACAGGGACATGCCCATTTGACCTTTGCGGACATGATCAAATGGCGAGCAGACGATAAAATCGTTTTGCTTTATCGTTCGGACCATCTTTTCAATTTTCTGCCCGCCCGAATATTCAAGGACGACGCGCACAAAAATGGCCTGATCCGGCGACTTCAGGATGCTGGCGTTCCAGGAGAGGAGCAAACATGA
- a CDS encoding glutamine amidotransferase-related protein gives MILVIDNYDSFTFNLVHYLMELGAKVQVERNDALSATEALATGADAFLISPGPCTPNEAGISLDLVSACADAEKPLLGVCLGHQSIGQHFGGKVVRGGLMHGKTSPVTHDNSGVFKGLPSPYTATRYHSLIVEDIPECLPVNATAEDGSVMGFRHESLPIHGVQFHPESIATEYGHDLLANFMTLAGMTPKQIA, from the coding sequence ATGATTTTGGTTATCGACAATTATGACAGCTTCACCTTCAATCTGGTCCATTATCTGATGGAGCTGGGGGCGAAGGTTCAAGTCGAGCGTAACGATGCGCTGAGTGCGACCGAAGCGCTGGCAACCGGGGCTGACGCGTTTCTGATTTCGCCTGGCCCCTGCACGCCCAATGAAGCCGGCATATCTCTGGATCTGGTCTCGGCCTGTGCCGATGCCGAAAAACCGTTGCTTGGTGTGTGTTTAGGTCATCAAAGCATTGGCCAGCATTTTGGCGGAAAAGTGGTTCGCGGTGGTTTGATGCACGGAAAAACATCTCCGGTAACCCATGACAATAGCGGTGTGTTTAAAGGACTGCCTTCACCATATACGGCCACACGCTATCACTCGCTGATTGTCGAGGATATTCCGGAATGCCTGCCGGTCAATGCCACTGCCGAAGATGGGTCTGTCATGGGTTTCCGTCATGAAAGCTTGCCCATTCATGGTGTTCAATTTCACCCTGAAAGCATCGCCACCGAATATGGCCATGACTTGCTCGCCAATTTCATGACACTGGCTGGGATGACACCAAAACAGATCGCATGA
- a CDS encoding polyhydroxyalkanoic acid system family protein, translated as MGQPVTVSIAHKLGVAEARSRIGNGVHTLGESVPGATVTDHHWDGDTMHCTLEAMGQRIGGEMQVREDEVYAIFDLPPLLALFANKIKEKLQKEAPKMLE; from the coding sequence ATGGGTCAGCCAGTTACGGTATCCATAGCACATAAACTGGGGGTTGCGGAGGCCCGCAGCCGCATTGGTAACGGGGTGCACACATTAGGCGAATCTGTCCCCGGCGCGACCGTGACCGACCATCACTGGGATGGCGATACCATGCACTGCACTCTGGAAGCGATGGGCCAGCGCATTGGCGGAGAAATGCAGGTTCGAGAAGACGAAGTATATGCCATTTTCGATCTGCCGCCATTGCTCGCGCTGTTTGCCAACAAGATTAAGGAAAAGCTTCAGAAGGAAGCTCCGAAAATGCTGGAATAG
- a CDS encoding glutathione binding-like protein, with protein sequence MVRTIAASMALMASALVVPQAAQAESKAAETDVMPMPELTIYHLEGRRSERVVWLMEELRLPYKLEYVRGDLRASMAKVHSLGHEMPMVPTVVIGDQILVESGAILQTIQNRYAPGKLAPARDSKYYAEHLMWMHYAEGSLAARLFSDYRAWRTTPPTVRSRFVDSEAVVQYSENYLAKNPWFGGPEFSSADIMMMFPLNVATGLNLVDEKKFPNIAAWKEKIRARPAYKRMLAAARPDGMIGNLPPVSQRPPSERK encoded by the coding sequence ATGGTCCGTACAATAGCAGCAAGCATGGCCTTAATGGCGTCCGCATTGGTTGTGCCGCAGGCGGCACAAGCTGAGTCCAAGGCAGCAGAAACAGACGTCATGCCGATGCCGGAGTTGACAATTTACCATCTCGAGGGGCGGCGCTCGGAACGTGTTGTCTGGTTGATGGAAGAACTCCGACTTCCCTATAAGCTTGAATATGTGCGTGGTGACTTACGTGCGTCTATGGCCAAAGTGCACAGCCTTGGTCACGAAATGCCGATGGTGCCGACGGTAGTTATCGGTGATCAGATTCTGGTGGAATCAGGTGCGATACTTCAGACAATCCAGAACCGATATGCACCAGGCAAATTGGCTCCGGCACGCGACAGCAAATATTATGCGGAACATCTTATGTGGATGCACTACGCCGAAGGATCGCTTGCTGCCCGGTTGTTCAGCGATTATCGGGCTTGGAGAACAACGCCGCCGACTGTCAGATCCAGATTTGTCGATAGCGAGGCAGTGGTCCAGTATTCAGAAAACTATCTGGCAAAAAACCCGTGGTTTGGTGGTCCGGAATTTTCTTCGGCCGACATCATGATGATGTTCCCGCTTAACGTTGCGACGGGTTTGAACCTTGTTGACGAGAAGAAATTCCCGAACATCGCGGCGTGGAAAGAGAAAATCCGCGCCCGTCCGGCCTATAAGCGCATGCTGGCTGCGGCTCGTCCTGATGGTATGATCGGCAATCTGCCGCCGGTCAGTCAACGTCCGCCCTCGGAGCGCAAATAA
- a CDS encoding MmcQ/YjbR family DNA-binding protein has protein sequence MAISETELRDLVLALDGVTEKPHFDRAAFKVKRNFATLAPDKSTVNLLLLPEEQELRCELHPDGFTPVPNKWGERGWTIMSLDGVDIDVASSAIEAAWLNGK, from the coding sequence ATGGCTATTTCGGAGACAGAATTGCGCGATTTGGTGCTAGCGCTGGATGGCGTCACCGAAAAACCGCATTTTGATCGGGCAGCATTTAAGGTGAAGCGAAATTTTGCGACATTGGCTCCAGACAAATCGACAGTGAATCTGCTGCTGCTTCCTGAAGAACAAGAGCTTCGATGCGAGCTTCATCCTGATGGTTTCACGCCAGTGCCAAACAAATGGGGCGAACGGGGCTGGACGATCATGTCTCTGGACGGCGTCGACATTGACGTGGCAAGTTCGGCAATAGAGGCGGCTTGGTTGAACGGGAAATGA
- the trpE gene encoding anthranilate synthase component I, translating into MAHSFGIETAEQALGAGKPALIWRKQVADTETPVSAALKLMVAERGDFLLESVEGGETRGRHSLIGLSPDLVFRADGRKAAINSHWLTDREAFVDEQAESLDALRTLVKRCQMDVPDGLPSALACLVGYFGYETIGLVEKLPRAPQSELDLPDMLFVRPTVIVIFDRLADEMYLVAPVWPETSGNARSKITSAEDRLDEVERQMATPVPSSEAEPQNLNPDDLAFEAKLPPNQYENMVLSAKDYIEAGDIFQVVLAQRFTAPFALPPVELYRALRRINPSPFLFFLDLPGFALIGSSPEILVRARNGEVTIRPIAGTRPRGVNAAEDKINRDSLLADPKERAEHLMLLDLGRNDVGRVSSANSVEVTDSYTVEFYSHVMHIVSNVVGKLTPDKDALDALFAGFPAGTVSGAPKVRACEIIAELEPETRGAYAGGVGYFSPDGSMDSCIVLRTGIVKDGTLHVQAGAGIVADSDPAYEQRECEAKSGALLAAAKEAVRRAQDIGFGQ; encoded by the coding sequence ATGGCGCATAGTTTCGGTATAGAGACCGCAGAACAAGCCTTGGGTGCGGGAAAGCCAGCGCTGATCTGGCGCAAACAGGTGGCCGATACCGAAACCCCTGTTTCGGCCGCGCTGAAGCTCATGGTCGCCGAGCGTGGCGATTTTCTGCTGGAGTCGGTCGAGGGTGGCGAAACCCGGGGAAGACACAGCCTGATTGGCCTTTCGCCTGATCTCGTGTTCCGCGCCGATGGCAGGAAAGCCGCTATCAATTCGCATTGGTTGACCGACCGTGAAGCCTTTGTCGATGAGCAAGCCGAAAGCCTTGATGCCTTGCGCACGCTGGTCAAGCGGTGCCAAATGGATGTGCCGGATGGCCTGCCCAGCGCGCTGGCCTGCCTGGTCGGTTATTTCGGTTACGAGACTATTGGCTTGGTCGAAAAATTGCCACGAGCGCCGCAGTCTGAACTCGACCTGCCAGATATGCTGTTTGTCCGGCCCACGGTGATCGTGATCTTCGACCGACTGGCAGATGAAATGTATCTTGTCGCGCCGGTCTGGCCTGAAACTTCCGGCAATGCGCGCAGCAAGATCACCAGCGCCGAAGATCGGCTGGACGAGGTCGAACGACAAATGGCGACCCCAGTTCCCTCGTCGGAAGCGGAGCCCCAAAACCTCAATCCTGATGATCTAGCTTTCGAAGCCAAGTTGCCGCCCAACCAATATGAAAATATGGTGCTGAGCGCCAAAGACTATATCGAAGCTGGAGATATTTTTCAGGTCGTTCTTGCACAACGATTCACCGCGCCATTTGCCTTGCCGCCGGTTGAACTTTATCGCGCTCTTCGCCGGATAAACCCCTCACCTTTCCTGTTCTTCCTGGATCTGCCCGGATTTGCCCTGATCGGATCCAGTCCCGAAATTCTGGTCCGTGCCCGCAATGGCGAGGTGACTATCCGTCCGATTGCTGGCACCCGCCCTCGCGGAGTCAATGCAGCCGAAGACAAAATCAACCGCGACAGCCTGCTCGCCGATCCGAAAGAGCGTGCGGAGCATTTGATGCTGCTAGATCTTGGCCGCAATGATGTAGGACGAGTCAGCTCGGCCAATAGCGTCGAAGTGACGGATAGCTACACGGTCGAGTTTTACAGCCATGTCATGCATATTGTTTCCAATGTTGTCGGCAAGCTGACTCCGGACAAGGACGCACTCGACGCTTTGTTTGCGGGCTTCCCTGCCGGCACAGTAAGCGGCGCGCCGAAAGTCCGGGCGTGCGAGATAATTGCGGAACTGGAGCCGGAAACGCGCGGCGCTTATGCCGGCGGTGTAGGCTATTTCTCTCCCGATGGCAGCATGGACAGCTGCATCGTCCTGCGCACGGGCATCGTCAAGGATGGTACCCTGCATGTCCAGGCAGGAGCCGGCATCGTAGCGGATAGCGATCCGGCCTATGAGCAACGTGAATGCGAAGCTAAATCCGGCGCGTTGCTAGCAGCAGCGAAAGAGGCCGTGCGACGTGCACAAGACATTGGGTTTGGGCAATAG
- a CDS encoding SurA N-terminal domain-containing protein, with translation MITFFRNIFASKIGLFLTMCFVALIAIAFASADVTGSGAFGGVTGSGTAAQIGESKLSTSELSQSVNNAFRAEQRQNTGLDLKTYVEGGGFDSILDRLINSFVIADFGRKYGMTAGKRLVDGEIASIPSFQGADGQFSEENFRRALQQQGIKEQQLRDDFTRNLLADQLLTVSGFGASVPQKLVTPYASLLLEARQGQIAIVPSAAFVENVKPADAALAAYYSQNGSRYTIPERRSISYSLFSKDRFNETIKPTEKEIEGQYNLDKARYAASETRNIDQVILPTEAAAQALADKVADGMSIGAAADSVGLSVAEVGSVSKGALAGTASQAVADAVFTAASGGVSQPAQSALGWHIAKVNEVQNVAAQSLEQVRAQIVAELSREKIDQALAELTVTMEDEFAAGSSLADIAQAEELKIESTPMLLANGQNPDDPNYRPIPEMQRILPVAFSLEEDSDPQVVEIIPGQQYAIMDVSKITAAAPPPLKSIEQIVARDYILEEGSKKAKVAADKIAEQISGGATLSKAVADAGVRLPAVESVRSSRADLARQSQQGQVPPPLTLMFSMAEGTAKTLKAPQNQGWFVVNLNNIDPGDASEREDLLAATRGQFKQVFGNEYTEQFINAMRADVGVEKNDDALTTLKNQLVGRN, from the coding sequence ATGATTACATTTTTCCGCAATATCTTTGCCTCCAAAATCGGTCTGTTCCTGACCATGTGCTTTGTCGCGCTGATCGCAATTGCGTTCGCATCGGCGGACGTGACCGGGTCAGGTGCCTTTGGTGGTGTGACCGGATCGGGAACGGCAGCGCAAATTGGTGAGTCCAAATTATCGACATCTGAACTCAGTCAGTCGGTCAACAACGCCTTTCGTGCCGAACAACGTCAAAATACCGGGCTTGATCTCAAAACCTATGTTGAAGGCGGCGGTTTTGACAGCATATTGGATCGGTTGATCAACAGTTTTGTGATTGCTGACTTCGGTAGGAAATACGGTATGACTGCAGGCAAGCGGTTGGTTGACGGCGAGATTGCCAGTATCCCTTCTTTTCAAGGCGCTGATGGTCAGTTCAGCGAAGAGAATTTCCGCCGTGCCTTGCAACAGCAAGGCATTAAGGAGCAACAGTTGCGCGATGATTTCACCCGCAATTTGCTCGCCGATCAATTGCTGACGGTTTCCGGCTTTGGGGCATCGGTACCGCAAAAACTGGTGACGCCTTATGCGTCTCTGCTGCTTGAGGCGCGCCAGGGCCAGATCGCGATTGTGCCTTCGGCGGCCTTTGTCGAAAATGTGAAACCTGCCGATGCCGCGCTGGCTGCATATTACAGTCAGAACGGCTCTCGCTACACTATTCCTGAGCGCCGCTCCATCAGCTATTCCCTGTTCTCCAAGGATCGTTTTAACGAGACCATCAAGCCTACAGAGAAAGAAATCGAGGGCCAATATAACCTAGATAAAGCCAGATATGCGGCCAGCGAGACCCGCAATATTGATCAGGTCATTTTGCCGACCGAAGCGGCAGCCCAAGCGCTTGCCGACAAGGTTGCTGACGGAATGTCCATCGGCGCCGCCGCGGATTCGGTTGGCCTGTCAGTGGCAGAAGTCGGGTCGGTGAGCAAAGGTGCACTGGCTGGAACGGCATCGCAAGCAGTCGCTGACGCTGTCTTTACGGCGGCGTCTGGCGGCGTTTCCCAGCCCGCGCAAAGCGCGCTCGGTTGGCATATCGCCAAGGTGAATGAAGTTCAAAACGTCGCAGCACAAAGCCTGGAGCAAGTGCGTGCGCAGATTGTAGCGGAGCTTAGTCGCGAGAAAATCGACCAGGCGCTGGCGGAACTTACAGTCACAATGGAAGACGAGTTTGCTGCTGGATCTTCGCTTGCTGACATTGCTCAGGCCGAGGAATTGAAGATTGAGTCAACGCCGATGCTACTTGCCAACGGTCAGAATCCTGACGATCCCAACTACCGCCCGATCCCTGAGATGCAGCGGATATTGCCTGTGGCCTTTTCGTTGGAAGAAGATTCCGACCCGCAGGTTGTTGAGATCATTCCCGGTCAGCAATATGCAATCATGGATGTGAGCAAAATTACCGCCGCAGCACCACCACCGCTCAAGTCTATCGAGCAGATTGTGGCAAGAGATTATATCCTCGAAGAAGGCTCGAAAAAGGCCAAGGTTGCGGCTGACAAGATTGCCGAACAGATTTCGGGCGGCGCAACGCTGTCGAAGGCCGTTGCTGATGCAGGAGTTAGGCTACCGGCTGTTGAATCGGTTAGAAGTTCCCGCGCGGACCTTGCCAGACAGAGCCAACAGGGACAGGTTCCACCACCGTTGACCTTGATGTTCAGCATGGCTGAAGGCACGGCAAAGACGTTGAAAGCACCACAGAATCAGGGCTGGTTCGTGGTCAATCTGAACAACATCGATCCCGGCGACGCATCCGAGCGCGAAGACTTGCTGGCGGCCACCAGAGGGCAGTTCAAACAGGTTTTCGGTAATGAGTATACCGAGCAATTCATCAATGCGATGAGAGCCGATGTCGGTGTCGAGAAAAATGACGATGCGTTGACGACGCTGAAAAACCAATTGGTCGGTCGCAACTAA
- the tpiA gene encoding triose-phosphate isomerase — protein MANRKYIVGNWKMNGLQSELSDIADIAAIASSHPTVDAAICPPVTLIAAASSQNAAFAIGAQDCHFSENGAHTGCISAAMIKEAGAGFSILGHSERRADQHETDADVKAKAEAVHAAGLGAIICVGETEEERDAGQAIEIVCGQLAGSFPSGADAGWLTIAYEPVWAIGTGRVPEVSDVAEMHAAIRSKLAELMNGGSEQVRILYGGSMNGGNASELLAVPNVDGGLVGGASLSAEKFGPIIEAAAAA, from the coding sequence ATGGCAAATCGCAAATATATTGTCGGCAACTGGAAAATGAATGGTCTGCAATCCGAACTATCGGATATTGCAGATATAGCAGCGATTGCGAGTTCTCATCCAACCGTTGATGCGGCGATTTGTCCGCCTGTAACCTTGATTGCTGCCGCTTCATCGCAGAATGCTGCTTTCGCAATCGGTGCTCAAGATTGCCATTTCAGCGAAAATGGCGCGCATACCGGCTGTATATCGGCCGCGATGATCAAGGAAGCTGGAGCTGGTTTCTCAATTTTGGGTCATAGCGAACGCCGTGCGGACCAGCATGAAACGGATGCTGATGTGAAAGCCAAAGCGGAGGCGGTGCATGCTGCCGGATTGGGCGCCATCATTTGCGTTGGTGAAACAGAAGAAGAGCGCGACGCTGGCCAGGCGATCGAGATAGTTTGCGGACAATTGGCGGGCTCTTTTCCCAGCGGGGCGGATGCGGGCTGGCTTACTATTGCCTATGAACCTGTTTGGGCAATCGGCACCGGTCGGGTGCCGGAGGTGTCCGACGTTGCAGAAATGCATGCTGCGATCCGCAGCAAATTAGCTGAGCTTATGAATGGCGGTAGCGAGCAGGTTCGCATTCTTTATGGTGGCTCGATGAATGGGGGTAATGCATCTGAACTGTTGGCCGTACCGAATGTGGACGGCGGGCTGGTTGGCGGCGCGAGCCTTTCCGCGGAGAAGTTCGGACCGATAATCGAGGCCGCCGCCGCAGCATAG
- the secG gene encoding preprotein translocase subunit SecG — MFLFLTVVQAIVAAALVGVILMQRSEGGGLGVGGSPSGMMSARGAADLLTRTTTVLAVLFVALSISLAFLAASEGQPSTIDQTLERDTSIPVAPAAPADAVPLVGDDPLAAAAAQAEATDEDASAATDGAVPLDQ, encoded by the coding sequence ATGTTTCTGTTTCTTACCGTTGTTCAGGCGATTGTCGCAGCCGCCCTTGTTGGCGTTATATTGATGCAGCGGTCGGAAGGCGGTGGTCTTGGTGTTGGCGGCAGTCCATCTGGCATGATGTCAGCGCGCGGCGCGGCGGACTTGCTGACTCGGACGACGACCGTATTGGCTGTCTTGTTTGTTGCGCTATCTATTTCTCTGGCCTTTTTGGCGGCCTCTGAAGGACAGCCCTCAACGATTGATCAGACGTTAGAGCGTGATACCAGCATTCCTGTAGCGCCTGCTGCCCCCGCTGATGCTGTCCCTTTGGTGGGCGATGATCCGCTGGCAGCGGCTGCGGCGCAGGCTGAGGCAACCGACGAAGACGCTTCGGCTGCTACAGATGGTGCCGTTCCGCTCGATCAATAG
- a CDS encoding CTP synthase encodes MARYIFITGGVVSSLGKGLMAASLGALLQARGYSVRIRKLDPYLNVDPGTMSPYQHGEVYVTDDGAETDLDLGHYERFTGVPSLQSDNVTSGRIYQSIITKERRGDYLGATVQVIPHVTDAIQEFAQDKLDGIDFVLCEIGGTVGDIESLPFIEAIRQLRNTVGRANAISVHVTLVPYIAAAGELKTKPTQHSVRELTSLGIQPDILLCRCEHDLPDSERAKIAQFCNVRKEAVIPALDASSIYNVPMQYHEEGLDREVLNAFGIINAPEPDLTRWNDVMERIENPEGEVIVGVVGKYVGLQDAYKSLQEALFHGGLANRVKVQVRWLDAELFEDENDLAANLEPLHAILVPGGFGERGSEGKIGSVRFAREHDVPFFGICLGMQMACVEAARNLAGIDAASTTEFGETAEPIVGLITEWMTEEGLQKRESGGDLGGTMRLGAYDARLQQGSKVSEIYGSDMISERHRHRYEVNKGYVERLEKTGLIFSGMSPDGELPEIVERPDHSWFVGVQYHPELKSKPFDPHPLFASFIAAAVKQSRLV; translated from the coding sequence ATGGCGCGATATATTTTTATTACCGGCGGTGTGGTTTCCTCACTTGGCAAAGGTCTCATGGCAGCGAGCCTCGGCGCGCTTCTGCAAGCACGTGGATATTCGGTGCGGATCCGTAAACTGGATCCCTATCTGAACGTCGATCCGGGCACGATGTCGCCTTACCAGCATGGTGAAGTTTATGTGACGGATGATGGTGCCGAAACCGACCTGGATCTGGGGCATTATGAGCGGTTTACCGGTGTTCCGTCGCTGCAATCCGACAATGTGACTTCTGGACGAATCTATCAGTCGATAATTACCAAGGAACGCCGCGGTGACTATTTGGGGGCTACGGTTCAAGTGATACCGCACGTCACCGACGCGATTCAGGAATTTGCGCAGGACAAGCTCGATGGTATCGATTTCGTGCTCTGCGAAATAGGTGGTACCGTCGGCGATATTGAAAGCCTGCCGTTTATCGAAGCTATCAGACAGCTGCGCAACACAGTTGGCCGGGCCAATGCGATCTCGGTTCATGTAACGCTGGTGCCCTATATCGCGGCTGCGGGCGAGCTTAAGACAAAGCCGACCCAGCACAGCGTTCGGGAATTGACCTCATTGGGCATTCAGCCCGATATATTGCTTTGCCGCTGCGAACATGATTTGCCGGATAGTGAACGCGCCAAAATTGCTCAATTCTGTAACGTTCGTAAAGAAGCTGTGATCCCGGCATTGGATGCCAGCAGCATCTACAATGTACCGATGCAATATCACGAAGAAGGTCTGGACCGCGAAGTTCTGAACGCTTTCGGAATTATCAACGCGCCCGAGCCGGACCTTACCCGCTGGAACGACGTGATGGAGCGCATCGAGAATCCTGAAGGCGAGGTTATTGTTGGTGTCGTCGGCAAATATGTTGGGCTTCAAGATGCTTACAAATCGCTCCAAGAGGCGCTTTTTCATGGTGGTCTTGCGAACCGGGTGAAAGTCCAGGTGCGTTGGCTGGATGCAGAGCTATTTGAAGATGAAAACGATCTTGCAGCCAATCTGGAGCCTCTGCACGCCATTTTGGTTCCAGGCGGTTTTGGTGAGCGCGGCAGTGAAGGTAAAATCGGATCTGTGCGATTCGCCCGTGAGCATGATGTCCCGTTTTTTGGTATTTGTCTGGGTATGCAGATGGCTTGCGTGGAAGCAGCCCGCAATCTCGCCGGTATCGATGCGGCCTCGACAACCGAATTTGGTGAAACGGCAGAACCGATTGTCGGGCTGATCACCGAGTGGATGACCGAAGAAGGTCTGCAAAAACGCGAGTCGGGCGGTGATTTAGGCGGAACCATGCGGCTCGGGGCCTATGACGCGCGGTTGCAGCAGGGCTCCAAAGTCAGCGAAATCTATGGCTCCGACATGATTAGCGAACGGCATCGCCATCGCTATGAGGTCAACAAGGGCTATGTAGAGCGCCTGGAAAAAACCGGGCTAATATTCTCTGGAATGTCGCCGGATGGGGAACTTCCGGAAATTGTCGAGCGTCCCGACCACAGCTGGTTTGTAGGTGTCCAATATCATCCGGAACTGAAGAGCAAACCCTTTGATCCGCACCCACTTTTCGCTTCTTTTATCGCTGCTGCGGTAAAACAAAGCCGACTTGTCTAA